A genomic stretch from Dissulfurispira thermophila includes:
- a CDS encoding SPOR domain-containing protein, with translation MRIRGTERSSILLLNKSTVIIGAIVIIILSFGVGYFWGYKGGNILQTEEELKKDVEQKPSLPPEDKRVLETTSTTPKEAPIAPSIKPPEFPQEPPPQKLAEPEKELPKEQKTTESKSGKSHGEEIAEDKSEQKEKDSPEVKGHEVKVETKTKTKENAAVANKEKNTVKSIAKKNVPAKTSKSVKLYTIQFGAFPNKEGAEQLRQSLNSKGIKAYIVSKAEGDPYFRVRVGTYKSKREAEIAAVSMRKKTGMQNFVTAK, from the coding sequence ATGAGAATCAGAGGGACGGAAAGATCATCTATATTGCTGCTTAATAAAAGCACCGTGATTATTGGAGCTATTGTCATAATTATATTGAGTTTTGGAGTTGGATATTTCTGGGGTTATAAAGGCGGCAATATTTTACAGACAGAAGAAGAACTTAAAAAAGATGTAGAACAAAAACCATCACTTCCTCCTGAAGACAAAAGGGTACTGGAGACCACTTCAACTACTCCAAAAGAGGCACCTATAGCACCTTCGATAAAACCTCCTGAATTTCCACAGGAGCCACCTCCTCAAAAGTTAGCAGAGCCTGAAAAGGAGTTGCCAAAGGAGCAGAAAACTACTGAGAGTAAATCAGGGAAAAGTCATGGAGAAGAGATTGCAGAGGATAAGAGCGAGCAGAAAGAGAAGGATTCCCCAGAGGTGAAGGGCCATGAAGTGAAAGTCGAAACAAAGACAAAAACAAAGGAGAATGCGGCTGTTGCCAATAAAGAAAAAAATACAGTAAAGAGTATAGCCAAAAAGAATGTGCCTGCAAAAACATCAAAATCCGTAAAACTTTATACTATACAGTTTGGCGCCTTCCCTAATAAGGAAGGGGCTGAGCAGCTTCGGCAAAGCCTGAATTCAAAAGGTATTAAGGCATACATTGTCAGCAAGGCAGAAGGTGATCCATATTTCAGGGTAAGAGTAGGGACATATAAAAGTAAGCGAGAAGCCGAGATCGCAGCAGTATCAATGCGAAAGAAAACAGGAATGCAGAATTTTGTAACGGCAAAATAA